The sequence AGAGAATCCGGAATGCTCCCGAGGCTGTGCGGAATATTCAAGATGAGATCCAGCAGCTCAAGCCCATCCTGACTCAACTGGAGTCTGCCATCGACGAGGGCCGTTCTGGACTCATCCTAGACTCTGAAATCAAGATTGCCCTCGAGAACTGTCACCGAGTATGCACCAAGTTCAGCGAGTCCCTCAATCACTGGATGAGGCATTCTATCGATCATCAGATGTCCATGATCGACAGTGCAAAGAT comes from Fusarium falciforme chromosome 11, complete sequence and encodes:
- a CDS encoding Helo-like-N domain-containing protein, translating into MGDPLSVTASVVGIVVAAVQGVQLLSNTIERIRNAPEAVRNIQDEIQQLKPILTQLESAIDEGRSGLILDSEIKIALENCHRVCTKFSESLNHWMRHSIDHQMSMIDSAKIGILRQDQIRTLKEQLNGCTKILNVTLNTAN